In the Limanda limanda chromosome 10, fLimLim1.1, whole genome shotgun sequence genome, one interval contains:
- the tmem265 gene encoding transmembrane protein 121, protein MVPTPQVCVSTLVTVSTMAVVDLYLLEQSMLGTHGHPGPSVWQCAVVLLGDVGFLLALRFVSAGVVSEVRSPRRGFANALWFLFLSMLQLKLFFVCHNYRQERRPPDPLARKTLTLLLSICLPSLFLILTGADHMTPQRRKQEVRGRLLWVIVDLLDILDLQAGLWEVQGGVSAGTGGVVEQQLPIWAEGLVFFYCYALLLLLPCVALTELGATGLPAQRGPRKEALYPWLSLVTVNIFTLALRGTGMLWYRDPRVSTVFLGKNLLALAVKLSSAWERHKQERASAGAGTVAGAEPGESTLPSQSLEQGEGEAQGKAPPSHYHSLSRSQSHTLSHVSLEPAETPLGPSFISHEL, encoded by the coding sequence CACGGTGAGCACGATGGCGGTGGTCGACCTCTACCTACTGGAGCAGAGCATGCTGGGCACTCACGGCCATCCAGGACCAAGTGTCTGGCAGTGTGCGGTGGTGTTGCTAGGAGATGTGGGCTTCCTGCTGGCGCTGCGCTTCGTGTCGGCCGGCGTGGTGTCAGAGGTGCGCTCGCCACGGCGGGGTTTTGCCAATGCCCTttggttcctcttcctctccatgcTCCAGCTCAAGCTCTTCTTCGTCTGCCACAACTACAGACAGGAGCGTCGGCCGCCCGACCCGCTGGCCAGGAAGACCCTCACACTGCTGCTGTCCATCTGCCTGCCCTCCTTGTTCCTCATCCTGACCGGAGCCGACCACATGACCCCTCAGCGCAGGAAGCAGGAGGTGCGGGGTCGGCTGCTGTGGGTGATCGTGGACCTGCTGGACATACTGGACCTGCAGGCAGGGCTGTGGGAAGTCCAAGGAGGGGTCTCAGCGGGGACTGGAGGGGTTGTTGAACAGCAGCTTCCAATCTGGGCCGAGGGTCTGGTCTTCTTTTACTGCTAcgccctcctcctgctgctgccgtgCGTGGCCCTCACAGAGCTTGGGGCCACCGGTCTGCCAGCACAGAGGGGGCCCCGTAAGGAGGCTTTGTACCCTTGGCTCAGCTTGGTCACCGTCAACATCTTCACCCTGGCTCTGAGGGGCACGGGCATGCTATGGTACCGGGACCCCCGTGTGTCCACTGTGTTCCTGGGGAAGAACCTGCTGGCTCTGGCTGTGAAGCTGAGCTCGGCCTGGGAGAGACACAAGCAGGAGCGAGCTTCTGCGGGAGCTGGGACCGTGGCTGGAGCGGAACCAGGAGAGTCAACTCTGCCAAGCCAGAGCTTggagcagggagagggagaggctcAGGGGAAAGCTCCTCCTTCTCATTACCACTCACTGTCTCGCTCCCAAAGCCACACGCTCTCCCACGTCAGCCTGGAGCCTGCAGAGACGCCCTTAGGACCCTCTTTCATCTCCCACGAACTCTAG